One window from the genome of Cryptomeria japonica chromosome 6, Sugi_1.0, whole genome shotgun sequence encodes:
- the LOC131064200 gene encoding ammonium transporter 3 member 1, producing the protein MATTVPLAYQNGTGVPEWLNKGDNAWQMVAATVVGLQSMPGLVILYGSIVKKKWAVNSAFMALYAFAAVLICWVTWAYKMSFGDQLLPFWGKAGPALGQKFLIKHAIVPETVHNFNNGTVETSAAEPLYPMATLVFFQFVFAAITPILLAGALLGRMNIKAWMAFVPLWLTFSYTVGAFSLWGGGFLFQWGVIDFAGGYVIHLSSGVAGFTAAYWVGPRLQKDRERFPPNNVLLMLTGAGFLWLGWCGFNGGAPYAANLVSSMAVLNTNICAATSLLVWTCLDVIFFKKPSVIGAVQGMITGLVCITPGAGVVQGWAAIVMGVLSGSIPWFTMMIVHKKSALLQKVDDTLAVLHTHAVAGLLGGALTGLFAEPTLCGLFLAVTNSKGAFYGDGMQFVKQIVAAAFIIGWNIVVTSIIMLVIQCFIPLRMPDEHLLIGDDAVHGEEAYALWGDGEKYDDTKHGFCDETQHDKLDGTTALGLTIEL; encoded by the exons ATGGCGACCACAGTTCCACTTGCCTACCAGAATGGCACAGGAGTACCAGAATGGCTTAACAAAGGAGACAATGCATGGCAAATGGTAGCTGCAACTGTTGTTGGACTGCAAAGCATGCCGGGCCTTGTTATCCTCTATGGAAGCATTGTGAAGAAGAAATGGGCTGTTAATTCTGCATTTATGGCTCTCTATGCATTTGCAGCTGTTTTGATCTGTTGGGTGACTTGGGCCTACAAAATGTCATTTGGTGATCAACTCCTTCCATTCTGGGGAAAGGCAGGACCTGCACTTGGCCAGAAGTTTCTCATCAAACATGCCATTGTCCCTGAAACAGTGCATAATTTCAATAATGGGACAGTGGAGACTTCAGCTGCTGAACCCCTTTATCCTATGGCTACCCTTGTGTTTTTCCAGTTTGTCTTTGCAGCAATAACACCAATCCTTTTGGCCGGTGCTTTACTTGGAAGAATGAATATCAAAGCATGGATGGCTTTTGTGCCACTCTGGCTCACTTTTTCATATACTGTTGGAGCTTTTAGTTTATGGGGAGGAGGATTCCTTTTCCAGTGGGGGGTCATTGATTTTGCAGGTGGTTATGTCATCCATCTATCTTCAGGAGTTGCAGGTTTTACTGCAGCTTATTGG GTAGGACCTAGGCTACAGAAGGACCGTGAAAGATTTCCCCCAAACAACGTTCTGCTTATGCTGACTGGAGCTGGTTTCTTGTGGTTGGGTTGGTGTGGGTTTAATGGAGGTGCCCCTTATGCTGCCAATCTCGTTTCATCCATGGCTGTTCTCAATACCAACATATGTGCAGCTACCAGTCTTCTTGTATGGACTTGTTTGGATGTTATATTCTTTAAGAAACCCTCAGTCATTGGAGCTGTCCAGGGAATGATAACTGGACTAGTCTGTATCACCCCAGGCGCTG GTGTTGTCCAAGGATGGGCTGCTATTGTGATGGGAGTGCTCTCTGGTAGCATTCCATGGTTCACCATGATGATAGTTCACAAGAAGTCAGCCTTGCTACAGAAAGTTGATGATACATTGGCTGTACTCCATACTCATGCAGTTGCAGGGTTATTGGGTGGGGCTCTTACAGGGCTTTTTGCAGAGCCTACTCTCTGCGGCCTCTTCCTAGCAGTAACCAATTCCAAGGGAGCTTTTTATGGGGATGGTATGCAATTTGTTAAGCAAATTGTGGCAGCTGCATTTATCATTGGCTGGAACATTGTTGTCACAAGCATAATCATGTTGGTCATCCAGTGTTTCATTCCATTGAGAATGCCAGACGAACATCTTTTGATAGGAGATGATGCTGTTCATGGGGAGGAAGCATATGCTCTGTGGGGTGATGGGGAGAAGTATGACGATACAAAGCATGGCTTTTGTGATGAGACACAACAtgataaacttgatggaactacaGCCCTAGGGCTAACCATAGAGTTGTGA